One stretch of Rana temporaria chromosome 10, aRanTem1.1, whole genome shotgun sequence DNA includes these proteins:
- the LOC120915659 gene encoding DNA fragmentation factor subunit alpha-like isoform X2 codes for MAAIESALQVLNLNGTRASVSLVLAKDGTKVDSNDFFLCLPENTEFIALIGSKKWANTKTDGGTSWMEQESTEDMSSTELPVAEKFMENYPSIILYSTPDSTDLCTNNAKTSPPDLNGNVQNVQPSCQEQQGTLREQRHTMSLLSSIYHVAKEKLSPKLQRKKQVKEELRGKLQTPNI; via the exons CTCTCCAGGTCTTGAATCTGAACGGCACAAGAGCTTCGGTCTCGTTGGTTTTGGCAAAGGATGGAACCAAGGTGGACAGCAATGACTTCTTCCTCTGCTTGCCCGAGAACACTGAATTTATTGCACTTATAGGAAGCAAAAAGTGGGCGAATACTAAGACAG ATGGAGGGACTAGTTGGATGGAGCAGGAATCAACAGAAGACATGAGCAGTACAGAGCTTCCAGTGGCAGAGAAGTTCATGGAGAACTATCCCAGCATCATCCTATATTCCACACCTGATAGTACG GATTTGTGCACAAACAATGCAAAGACATCTCCACCGGACCTGAATGGGAATGTGCAGAATGTCCAGCCATCGTGTCAGGAGCAACAAGGGACGCTTAGAGAACAAAGGCACACCATGAGTTTGTTATCCAGTATATATCACGTTGCAAAAGAAAAGCTCAGTCCAAAACTGCAGAGGAAAAAGCAAGTTAAAGAAGAGCTCCGGGGAAAACTACAAACTCCTAATATCTAG